In Paenibacillus sp. FSL R7-0345, a single window of DNA contains:
- a CDS encoding M42 family metallopeptidase, which yields MLTIQPNEDYILSLLKKLLDTPSPSGFTAEVMRVVAEEAAALNVPLSWNEKGGVILTVPGLDPSRTIGISAHVDTLGAMVRSIKPNGTLRLTSVGGFTMNSIENEYCVIHTRSGLTYTGTILTSHPSVHVYADARDFKRAEENMEVRIDEMVSTKDDVLKLGIAVGDFISFDARAVITPSGYIKSRHLDDKASVAALFGLLESIKREGWKPLHNLALLISNYEEVGHGTSWIPGDISEFIAVDMGAMGDDLSCKETDVSICAKDSSGPYDYNMTGRLIELANSLAIPFAVDIYPQYGSDASAALRGGNNIRGALIGPGVHASHSMERTHKQAVLNTAKLLAAYVGTN from the coding sequence ATGCTTACAATCCAGCCTAATGAAGACTACATTCTATCCCTGCTCAAAAAACTGCTTGATACCCCGAGTCCCAGCGGCTTCACTGCCGAAGTCATGCGCGTGGTAGCCGAGGAGGCTGCCGCACTGAACGTCCCGCTCAGCTGGAACGAAAAAGGCGGCGTCATCCTCACCGTGCCGGGCCTCGACCCTTCGCGTACCATCGGTATCAGTGCCCATGTGGACACCCTTGGCGCCATGGTCCGCTCAATTAAGCCAAACGGCACACTGCGCCTGACCTCTGTCGGCGGCTTTACAATGAACAGCATCGAAAATGAATATTGCGTCATTCATACCCGCAGCGGACTGACTTATACGGGTACCATTCTCACTTCCCACCCTTCTGTGCATGTCTATGCCGATGCGCGTGACTTCAAACGCGCCGAAGAAAATATGGAAGTCCGGATCGATGAAATGGTCTCCACAAAAGATGATGTACTCAAGCTTGGTATTGCTGTAGGTGACTTTATCTCCTTTGATGCACGGGCGGTTATCACACCTAGCGGATATATCAAATCACGCCACCTGGATGATAAAGCCAGCGTTGCCGCTCTGTTCGGCCTGCTGGAAAGCATCAAGCGCGAAGGCTGGAAACCGCTGCACAACCTCGCCCTGCTGATCTCCAACTATGAAGAGGTCGGCCACGGTACATCCTGGATTCCGGGTGATATCAGCGAATTCATCGCTGTAGACATGGGCGCCATGGGCGATGACTTGAGCTGTAAGGAAACGGACGTTTCCATTTGTGCCAAGGATTCCTCCGGACCTTATGACTACAACATGACCGGCCGCCTGATTGAGCTGGCGAACAGCCTGGCGATCCCGTTCGCGGTAGACATCTATCCGCAGTACGGCTCCGATGCTTCCGCTGCGCTGCGTGGCGGCAACAATATCCGCGGGGCGCTGATCGGCCCGGGAGTGCATGCTTCCCACTCCATGGAGCGTACGCATAAGCAGGCTGTCCTGAACACAGCCAAGCTCCTGGCCGCCTATGTCGGTACCAACTGA
- a CDS encoding lipopolysaccharide assembly protein LapA domain-containing protein: MKMQWSLILGLIFALITAVFAVINVDLVQVNFGFDQVSIPLILVILGCALIGGIIVGSYGIFRQYKLQKQIKSLNAELSKLRDAERSLDSFAPLPDETV, encoded by the coding sequence ATGAAAATGCAATGGTCGCTTATTTTAGGTCTTATTTTTGCACTGATTACAGCTGTATTTGCAGTCATTAATGTCGATCTGGTTCAGGTGAACTTCGGCTTCGACCAGGTTAGCATTCCGCTGATTCTTGTTATTTTGGGCTGCGCCCTGATCGGCGGCATTATCGTCGGCTCCTACGGGATTTTCCGCCAGTACAAGCTGCAGAAACAGATCAAATCACTGAATGCAGAGCTGTCCAAGCTGCGTGATGCCGAGCGTTCGCTTGATTCTTTTGCACCGCTGCCGGATGAGACTGTCTAA